From Streptomyces sp. 6-11-2, one genomic window encodes:
- a CDS encoding TetR/AcrR family transcriptional regulator yields MGAVDGKPGLRERKKQRTRAAISDAAIALFLEHGFNQVSVAQVAEAAEVSKRTLFAYFPTKEDLVVHRLADHETEAARVVQARPPRTAPLTALREHFLTGLHDRDPITGLNDHPQVLRLTRMILDAPSLVARMDQFHTGAERALARALEETADTPELSARLAATQIVAVQGLLAQDNASRLAHGEPADARHAGAVADAEQAFALLENGLRRLWDQ; encoded by the coding sequence ATGGGCGCCGTGGACGGTAAGCCAGGACTACGCGAACGGAAGAAGCAACGGACCCGCGCGGCGATCTCCGATGCGGCGATCGCGCTGTTCCTCGAACACGGCTTCAACCAGGTCTCGGTGGCTCAGGTGGCCGAGGCGGCCGAGGTCTCCAAACGCACGCTCTTCGCCTACTTCCCCACCAAGGAAGACCTCGTGGTGCACCGCCTCGCCGACCACGAGACCGAGGCCGCACGCGTCGTACAGGCCCGCCCGCCCCGCACCGCCCCGCTGACCGCACTGCGCGAGCACTTCCTCACGGGGCTGCACGACCGGGACCCGATCACCGGACTCAACGACCATCCCCAGGTCCTGCGCCTCACCCGCATGATCCTGGACGCGCCCTCACTGGTGGCCCGGATGGATCAGTTCCACACCGGCGCCGAACGCGCACTGGCCCGGGCGCTGGAGGAAACGGCGGACACCCCCGAACTCTCGGCGAGGTTGGCCGCCACCCAGATCGTCGCGGTCCAGGGCCTGCTGGCCCAGGACAACGCCTCCCGCCTGGCCCACGGAGAACCGGCCGACGCGCGCCACGCGGGCGCGGTGGCGGACGCGGAACAGGCGTTCGCGCTGCTGGAGAACGGATTGCGGCGACTCTGGGACCAGTGA
- a CDS encoding FAD-dependent monooxygenase produces the protein MLDEIEIEIETEVVVVGAGPTGLTLACELTLAGVETLVLEKLPRRGEHIKGGGIQPRTAELLESRGLLEPLLHRAASREPVGGHFAALPVPLDCTPWQTRHPFPLAVPQWEVEEVLEERALAAGARVLRGTVVSGVEPGDDGVVVTADGLRVRARYLAACDGGHSTVRKLLGLPFPGRPGTHQAVLADIRLSAVSSLVPRQIGHISAMTRSAGGYWAMLVPLGGDRYGLTFGRTNQSGADADVDGDTPVTHEAIAAALQAVYGQETVLGAVDNSSRFSDATRQLEQYRSGRVLFAGDAAHIHPPLGGQGLNLGVQDAFNLGWKLAAAVQGRAPSGLLDSYHTERHPVGARVLHHTSAQRVLADPKPSEDVAALRDIFVDLLRLPDTNRHLAGLMSGLSLRYPLSGDHPLTGQRVPDADLVTEAGPTRLSALFASGHAVLLDLAGAVPAGLRLPPRVDLVRASCADDLGAAALLIRPDGYVCWATDSSADHGDALLAAIAGGLAKS, from the coding sequence GTGTTGGACGAGATCGAGATCGAGATCGAGACCGAGGTCGTCGTCGTGGGCGCCGGTCCGACCGGGCTGACGCTGGCGTGCGAACTGACGCTGGCAGGGGTCGAGACCCTGGTCCTGGAGAAGCTGCCTCGGCGTGGCGAGCACATCAAGGGCGGCGGGATCCAGCCTCGTACCGCCGAGTTGCTGGAGTCGCGCGGGCTGCTGGAACCGTTGCTGCACAGGGCCGCGTCCCGTGAGCCGGTCGGCGGGCACTTCGCCGCCCTGCCCGTGCCCCTGGACTGCACCCCCTGGCAGACCAGGCACCCTTTTCCGCTCGCGGTTCCACAGTGGGAGGTCGAGGAGGTCCTCGAAGAGCGGGCGCTCGCTGCCGGTGCGCGGGTTCTGCGCGGCACCGTCGTCTCAGGGGTCGAGCCGGGCGACGACGGGGTGGTGGTGACGGCGGACGGGCTGCGGGTGCGGGCACGCTACCTGGCGGCGTGCGACGGCGGGCACAGTACGGTGCGGAAACTGCTGGGGCTGCCGTTTCCCGGCAGGCCCGGGACCCACCAGGCGGTGCTGGCCGACATCCGTCTGTCCGCCGTGTCGTCGCTGGTGCCGCGGCAGATCGGGCATATCAGCGCCATGACCCGAAGCGCGGGGGGTTACTGGGCCATGCTGGTCCCTCTCGGCGGCGACCGGTACGGGTTGACCTTCGGGCGCACGAACCAGTCGGGCGCCGACGCGGACGTCGACGGCGACACCCCCGTCACCCACGAGGCGATCGCCGCCGCGCTCCAGGCCGTGTACGGGCAGGAGACCGTCCTCGGCGCCGTGGACAACTCCTCGCGGTTCAGCGACGCCACCCGGCAACTGGAGCAGTACCGGTCGGGGCGCGTCCTGTTCGCGGGCGACGCGGCGCACATCCACCCGCCGCTCGGCGGTCAGGGCCTCAACCTCGGTGTCCAGGACGCGTTCAACCTCGGCTGGAAACTGGCCGCGGCCGTCCAGGGCCGGGCACCGAGCGGCCTCCTGGACAGCTACCACACCGAACGGCATCCCGTCGGGGCCCGGGTCCTGCACCACACGTCGGCGCAGCGCGTCCTGGCGGATCCGAAGCCGAGCGAGGACGTGGCCGCCCTGCGCGACATCTTCGTCGACCTGCTGCGCCTGCCCGACACCAACCGCCACCTCGCGGGGCTGATGTCCGGCCTCTCGCTGCGCTACCCGCTGTCCGGCGATCATCCGCTCACCGGACAGCGTGTGCCGGATGCCGACCTGGTCACCGAAGCGGGCCCCACCCGGCTGTCGGCGCTGTTCGCGTCGGGGCACGCCGTCCTGCTCGACCTGGCCGGAGCCGTCCCGGCAGGCCTCCGGCTCCCGCCGCGAGTCGACCTCGTCCGCGCCTCATGCGCCGACGATCTGGGCGCCGCCGCCCTGCTCATCCGTCCCGACGGCTACGTCTGCTGGGCCACGGACAGCTCCGCAGACCACGGCGACGCACTGCTCGCAGCCATCGCCGGCGGCCTGGCGAAGAGCTAG
- a CDS encoding rhomboid family intramembrane serine protease, with translation MGRANQERAGARPGPMGAEQMIAEARKAFFTMFGFLAVVWLVQLANYTDDYALSRQFGVASGDLGTLPDILTAPFLHWSWEHIESNSGPLFIFGFLAAYRGVARFLGLSLLVAVTSGLTVWFFERGGVETVGASGLIFGYFGYVVVRGLFDRHLIDTLIGVVMAASFAYMLTVAVPGTPGVSWLGHLGGLIGGLAGAWLFRDRRARPTGAGRPDGGTGTTTTRGDLPVRADNPRADLHKELGDLGLL, from the coding sequence ATGGGCAGGGCGAATCAGGAACGGGCAGGGGCGCGGCCCGGGCCGATGGGTGCGGAGCAGATGATCGCGGAGGCGCGGAAGGCGTTCTTCACGATGTTCGGGTTCCTCGCGGTGGTCTGGCTGGTGCAACTGGCCAACTACACCGACGATTACGCCCTCTCACGGCAGTTCGGGGTGGCGTCCGGCGACCTCGGCACGCTGCCCGACATCCTCACCGCGCCTTTCCTGCACTGGAGTTGGGAGCACATCGAAAGCAACTCCGGCCCGCTGTTCATCTTCGGCTTCCTCGCCGCCTACCGGGGCGTGGCCCGCTTCCTGGGACTGAGCCTGCTCGTCGCGGTGACGAGCGGACTCACCGTCTGGTTCTTCGAACGGGGCGGCGTGGAGACCGTGGGCGCCAGCGGCCTGATCTTCGGCTACTTCGGCTACGTCGTGGTCCGCGGCCTCTTCGACCGGCACCTGATCGACACGCTGATCGGCGTCGTCATGGCGGCCTCCTTCGCCTACATGCTCACCGTCGCCGTGCCCGGGACACCGGGGGTGAGCTGGCTCGGACACCTCGGAGGCCTGATCGGCGGCCTGGCCGGGGCCTGGCTCTTCCGGGACCGGCGCGCACGGCCCACCGGAGCCGGCCGCCCCGACGGCGGCACCGGGACAACAACCACCCGCGGCGACCTCCCGGTGCGAGCCGACAACCCGCGAGCCGACCTGCACAAGGAACTGGGCGACCTGGGGCTCCTCTAG
- a CDS encoding FAD-binding oxidoreductase — MAARPPSPAPSAPSRVAVVGAGMVGLSTAWFLQERGVDVTVYDREGVAAGSSWGNAGWLTPGLATPLPEPAVLTYGVRAVLSPSSPVYVPPSADPKLLRFLTGFARNSTASQWLRSMRALVPINSLALTSFDTLAEGGVEARTPEAKSFIAAYRTAAERKVLLEELEQIHSAGQTMEFDVLDGNEARGVEPSLSDEIGAAIRLHGQRYIDPGHYVHALADAVRARGGVIHEGTEVTEVRDETAGVTVVGGGGDGERFDAVVLATGAWLGRLARKFGVRSLVQAGRGYSFSVPVEHVPSGPVYFPAQRVACTPLGDRLRVAGMMEFRKPEAPLDARRVHAIAEAARPLLRGADLDARRDEWVGSRPCTTDGLPLIGATRSPRVFAAGGHGMWGITLGPATGRLLAETIVTGERPAQLAPFDPLR; from the coding sequence ATGGCCGCCCGCCCTCCCTCGCCCGCGCCCTCCGCCCCCAGCCGTGTCGCCGTCGTCGGCGCGGGCATGGTCGGACTGTCCACCGCCTGGTTCCTCCAGGAGCGGGGCGTCGACGTCACCGTGTACGACCGCGAGGGGGTCGCCGCCGGATCGTCCTGGGGCAACGCCGGATGGCTCACCCCCGGCCTGGCGACGCCGCTGCCCGAGCCGGCGGTCCTCACCTACGGGGTGCGCGCGGTACTCAGCCCGTCCTCCCCGGTCTACGTCCCGCCGAGCGCCGACCCGAAGCTGCTCAGGTTCCTGACGGGGTTCGCCCGCAACAGCACCGCGTCCCAGTGGCTGCGGTCGATGCGTGCCCTCGTACCCATCAACAGCCTGGCGCTGACGAGCTTCGACACGCTGGCCGAGGGCGGTGTCGAGGCGCGGACACCGGAGGCCAAGTCCTTCATCGCCGCCTACCGCACGGCCGCGGAGCGCAAGGTCCTGCTGGAGGAGCTGGAGCAGATCCACTCCGCGGGCCAGACCATGGAGTTCGACGTCCTCGACGGGAACGAGGCCCGGGGGGTCGAGCCGTCCCTGTCGGACGAGATCGGCGCGGCGATCCGGCTGCACGGTCAGCGCTACATCGACCCGGGACACTACGTGCACGCCCTGGCCGACGCGGTCCGTGCCCGGGGCGGGGTGATCCACGAGGGCACGGAGGTGACCGAGGTGCGGGACGAGACGGCCGGTGTCACGGTCGTCGGCGGCGGCGGAGACGGCGAGCGCTTCGACGCGGTGGTCCTGGCCACGGGCGCCTGGCTCGGCCGCCTCGCCCGGAAGTTCGGCGTGCGCTCCCTCGTGCAGGCCGGCCGCGGCTACAGCTTCAGCGTCCCGGTCGAGCACGTGCCGTCCGGTCCCGTCTACTTCCCCGCCCAGCGCGTCGCCTGCACGCCCCTCGGCGACCGTCTGCGGGTCGCCGGAATGATGGAGTTCCGCAAGCCGGAGGCGCCCCTGGACGCCCGCCGTGTCCACGCCATCGCCGAGGCCGCACGCCCGCTGCTGCGCGGCGCCGACCTGGACGCCCGCCGGGACGAGTGGGTCGGCTCCCGCCCGTGCACCACCGACGGCCTGCCCCTGATCGGCGCCACCCGCTCCCCCCGGGTCTTCGCCGCGGGCGGCCACGGGATGTGGGGCATCACCCTCGGCCCGGCCACCGGACGGCTCCTCGCCGAGACGATCGTCACCGGCGAACGCCCCGCGCAACTGGCCCCGTTCGACCCGCTGCGCTGA
- a CDS encoding CdaR family transcriptional regulator, translating to MITVSDLVDSLGAGLLRTVVPAGNAEVHDVALAEPGDTAGQPGELVLGVGVTDRSGALALLERTAAAGAAGLVLKRPAARDPQVARAARRLAGPALVELRPHTSWAHVVWLLRGVIDRASAPATGALGTPGPHSDLFALADAAAEIIDAPVTVEDAQSRVLAYSARQDSTDPARVSTIVGRRVPAETLTHFRASGVFRRLARSSDPIWTPAGPDGILPRLIIPVRAGGEWLGSIWAVVKSPVPPERIRELGDVASVLALHLLRLRAEAGIARRVSAGQLRAALREGAVPDQGPGAPAALPAGPWRVVAFGSSPGGTEDVRRQLDLWESVAHRFGWHQPLLADLDGLLFGVVTDRGRGGRRGAAGARADAGTVDWLRHVLTETRAHDPGLYAVAGCPARSPDELPRSTAEAVELHRLFGAGRLPLAPLARGRGIVLMEDAWDAVVVERARAAVGTDTWRLGGPLAALRAHDEEHGTAYLTTLAAWLDHFGDPQSAARHLRVHPNTLRYRLRKLEEAVPLDLSSPRLRLALRLQLMAMGENPAPGEQPGPNDPPPR from the coding sequence GTGATCACCGTGTCCGACCTCGTGGATTCCCTGGGGGCCGGGCTTCTGCGTACGGTCGTCCCGGCCGGGAACGCCGAGGTGCACGACGTCGCCCTGGCCGAGCCCGGTGACACCGCGGGCCAGCCGGGCGAACTCGTCCTGGGGGTGGGGGTGACCGACCGGTCCGGAGCTCTCGCCCTGCTGGAACGGACCGCCGCGGCAGGAGCCGCGGGCCTCGTGCTCAAGCGCCCCGCCGCGCGCGACCCGCAGGTGGCCCGCGCGGCCCGGAGACTGGCGGGCCCCGCACTGGTCGAACTGCGACCGCACACCTCGTGGGCACACGTCGTCTGGCTGCTGCGCGGTGTCATCGACCGGGCCTCCGCGCCCGCCACCGGCGCGCTCGGCACGCCTGGTCCGCACAGCGACCTGTTCGCCCTGGCCGACGCGGCGGCCGAGATCATCGACGCACCCGTGACGGTGGAGGACGCGCAGTCCCGCGTCCTCGCCTACTCCGCGCGGCAGGACAGCACCGATCCGGCACGGGTCTCCACCATCGTGGGGCGGCGCGTCCCCGCGGAAACCCTGACGCACTTCCGGGCGAGCGGCGTCTTCCGCCGGCTGGCACGCTCCAGCGACCCGATCTGGACCCCCGCCGGTCCCGACGGCATCCTGCCCCGGCTGATCATCCCCGTGCGGGCCGGCGGCGAGTGGCTCGGCTCGATCTGGGCCGTGGTCAAGTCGCCGGTTCCCCCGGAACGCATCCGCGAGCTCGGCGACGTGGCCTCCGTCCTGGCCCTGCATCTGCTACGGCTGCGCGCCGAGGCCGGCATCGCACGGCGGGTGTCGGCGGGGCAGCTGCGGGCCGCCCTGCGCGAAGGCGCCGTCCCGGACCAAGGACCGGGAGCGCCCGCCGCGCTGCCGGCCGGCCCTTGGCGGGTGGTGGCCTTCGGGTCGTCGCCCGGCGGGACGGAGGACGTCCGCAGGCAGCTGGACCTGTGGGAGTCGGTCGCGCACCGGTTCGGCTGGCACCAGCCGCTGCTCGCCGACCTCGACGGGCTGCTGTTCGGCGTGGTCACCGACCGGGGGCGGGGCGGGCGGCGGGGCGCGGCCGGTGCCCGGGCCGACGCCGGCACCGTCGACTGGCTCCGGCACGTGCTCACCGAAACACGCGCGCACGACCCCGGCCTGTACGCCGTGGCGGGCTGCCCCGCCCGCTCCCCCGACGAGCTGCCGCGCTCCACGGCCGAAGCCGTGGAACTCCACCGGCTGTTCGGCGCCGGACGGCTCCCCCTCGCCCCTCTCGCCCGAGGGAGGGGGATCGTGCTGATGGAGGACGCCTGGGACGCCGTCGTCGTGGAGCGCGCCAGGGCCGCCGTCGGGACCGACACGTGGCGGCTCGGCGGGCCGCTCGCCGCGCTGCGCGCACACGACGAGGAGCACGGCACTGCGTACCTCACCACCCTCGCGGCCTGGCTCGACCACTTCGGCGACCCGCAGAGCGCCGCACGGCACCTGCGGGTCCATCCCAATACGCTGCGCTACCGGCTGCGCAAGCTCGAAGAGGCGGTCCCGCTCGACCTCTCCTCACCCCGCCTGCGACTGGCTCTGCGGCTCCAGCTCATGGCGATGGGCGAGAACCCCGCGCCCGGCGAGCAGCCAGGGCCGAACGATCCGCCACCGAGGTGA
- a CDS encoding class II glutamine amidotransferase, which translates to MCRLFGLSSAPRRTRATFWLLEAPDSLSRQSHRDPDGTGLGYFDADGTPRVDKAPIAAYRDRAFAEDARQVESATFLAHVRFASTGSLDARNTHPFEQEGRLFAHNGVVEGLDALDDHLGEDRSLVRGDTDSERFFALVTRETRAHGDDVTTGIARAARWIAEHLPLYALNLVLVTPDQLWALRYPGTHELYVLERAAGGQYGTRHLDHSGSHGRMRVHSEALAGHPAVVVASERMDDHPGWRLLEAGELLHVGADLRTARHLVLTEPPAHPLTLDDLRPDAAASQKAA; encoded by the coding sequence ATGTGCCGTCTGTTCGGACTCAGCAGCGCGCCGCGACGCACCCGCGCCACCTTCTGGCTGCTGGAGGCCCCTGACAGTCTCAGCCGGCAGAGTCACCGCGATCCGGACGGCACCGGGCTGGGGTACTTCGACGCGGACGGCACCCCGCGGGTCGACAAGGCGCCGATCGCCGCCTACCGGGACCGCGCGTTCGCCGAGGACGCCCGGCAGGTGGAGTCCGCCACCTTCCTCGCCCATGTGCGGTTCGCCTCGACCGGCAGCCTGGACGCCCGCAACACGCACCCCTTCGAACAGGAAGGTCGGCTGTTCGCGCACAACGGTGTCGTCGAGGGCCTCGACGCGCTCGACGACCACCTGGGCGAGGACCGGTCACTGGTCAGGGGCGACACCGACTCGGAGCGGTTCTTCGCCCTCGTCACCCGGGAGACCCGCGCGCACGGCGACGACGTCACCACCGGCATCGCGCGGGCCGCGCGCTGGATCGCCGAGCACCTGCCCCTCTACGCCCTCAACCTGGTCCTCGTCACCCCCGACCAGCTGTGGGCGCTGCGTTACCCCGGCACCCACGAGCTGTACGTCCTCGAACGCGCGGCGGGCGGTCAGTACGGCACCCGGCACCTCGACCACAGCGGCAGTCACGGGCGGATGCGCGTCCACTCCGAGGCCCTGGCCGGGCATCCGGCCGTCGTCGTCGCCAGCGAGCGCATGGACGACCACCCCGGCTGGCGCCTGCTGGAAGCGGGCGAGCTGCTCCACGTCGGCGCCGACCTGCGCACCGCCCGCCACCTCGTGCTGACCGAGCCGCCGGCACACCCGCTCACCCTCGACGACCTGCGCCCCGACGCCGCCGCCTCGCAGAAGGCCGCCTAG